One window of the Amblyraja radiata isolate CabotCenter1 chromosome 41, sAmbRad1.1.pri, whole genome shotgun sequence genome contains the following:
- the LOC116967743 gene encoding P2Y purinoceptor 8-like, with translation MHGPPKILLFAIYYPVIAAIGIPANVAVIWILCRRRCGLSGCITLYLLSMAVTDLLVLITAVVLNRVVAMNSPANPLTFYPLCKVNFVLVYAVRDCSVWTTVVFTFDRFVAICCHKLKATYCRERMAAAVVATVCALSSFKSAFLYFTFEPLAKGEATLCKIKPSFYTSPAWVAFDWIDSILTPCLPFVLILLLNFLTVRHILRAISTRRRLRGNEDRECQSDPETESRRRSIVLLLSISGLFILLWLLVFITFLYIRIASVTYFSGSNFNESNFLLEESGYMLQFLCSCANPFIYAGTQNRFRAELKLGLKYPLSLIGKLRK, from the exons ATGCACGGACCTCCAAAGATCTTGTTGTTTGCCATTTACTATCCAGTCATTGCAGCCATCGGCATTCCTG CTAACGTGGCGGTGATTTGGATCTTGTGCCGCCGCCGGTGTGGGCTATCGGGCTGCATCACCTTGTACCTACTGTCCATGGCAGTGACCGACCTGCTGGTGCTGATCACGGCGGTGGTCCTGAACCGGGTTGTGGCCATGAACTCCCCGGCCAACCCGCTCACCTTCTACCCGCTGTGCAAGGTCAACTTCGTGCTGGTGTACGCGGTGAGGGACTGCTCCGTCTGGACAACCGTGGTCTTCACCTTCGACCGCttcgtggccatttgttgccacaAACTGAAAGCCACGTATTGCAGGGAGCGGATGGCAGCCGCCGTGGTCGCCACTGTCTGTGCTCTCAGCTCATTCAAGAGCGCATTCTTGTATTTCACCTTTGAGCCCCTTGCTAAAGGCGAGGCCACACTGTGCAAAATCAAACCCTCCTTTTACACCTCGCCCGCCTGGGTGGCCTTTGACTGGATCGATAGCATCCTAACCCCCTGTCTCCCCTTCGTGTTAATTCTCCTCCTCAATTTCCTGACGGTCCGCCACATTTTAAGGGCGATTTCAACCCGCAGGAGGCTTCGGGGCAACGAGGACAGAGAGTGTCAGAGCGACCCGGAGACTGAGAGCCGCAGGAGGTCCATAGTCCTTCTCTTGAGCATCTCTGGtctcttcatcctcctgtggctccTGGTGTTCATCACCTTCCTCTACATCCGCATCGCCAGCGTCACCTACTTCTCCGGCTCCAACTTCAATGAGTCCAACTTCCTCCTGGAAGAAAGTGGCTACATGCTACAGTTCCTCTGCTCCTGCGCCAACCCCTTCATCTACGCCGGCACCCAGAATAGGTTCAGGGCAGAGCTGAAACTGGGGTTGAAATATCCACTCTCCCTCATTGGCAAACTGCGGAAATAA